CGGGCTCTGCCGCCGGCCGGCGGCCGCAGGCCATCCGACCCGCATCGCAACTGCCGGTCGGCGGCCATCGCGTCGTCGTGCATGGTTCACGCGGTGGCCGCTCGCCTGCCCCTGCTCGGTTCGTTCAGTCCAGAGTCAGGACGGGCTGGTCCGGGCAGTCCAGCCACAGGGTGTGGACGCCGTCCGGAGTGATGGTGAGCCCGTAGCGAGCGGGCTCCGGCCTGCCGTGGCCGTTCCACAATCGAGCGATGCGCATGTAGTCGTCCCACAGATCGCGGGTGCCGCCGTGCACGATGGCGGCGCGTGCCGATCCGATCGACCGGGCCCGCGCCCAGGAACCGGTCGCCGGATCGCCGAGCACGTGGGCCTCCCCGCCACCGTCGTGCCGGATCACCCGGTGCACGTCCGGGTGGACCAGCGCACGCAGGCACTCCAGCGGCCGCGCCCCGAGGAAGTCGGGGAAGCCGTCGGTGCGCACGGCACTGTCGACGCCCTCCTCGGTGGCCATCTCGATGATCTCGCGGCCGGTGGGCGTCCGGAACGAGGGATACGGCCGCAGCCGCATGAAGGCGGCGTAGTCGGTGAACGGGCCGACTGCTTTGCCCTCCGCGTCGACGGTCAGCCGGGCCAGCGCGTACCCGAGGTTGACCAGGATCACCCCGCCGGTGGAGACCTGCCGCAGCCAGGCGGTGGGCACCCTGGCGACGCCGCAGGTGGCGATCAAGCGGTCGAAGGGCGCGTACTCGGCGACGCCGTCGGCTCCGTCGCCGATGATCAGGTGCGGATGCTGGCCGAGTCCGGCCAGCGCGTCCCTGGCCCGCACCACCAATGTCGGATCGATGTCGATGCTGGTGACCGCGTGATCGCCGAGCGCATGGCAGAGCAACCCGGTGTTGTAGCCGGTGCCGGTGCCGATCTCCAGCACCTTGTGGTCGAGTCGGACGTCGAGACGTTCCAGCATCAGGGCCATCAGGCTGGGGGTGGTGGACGAGCTGGTCGCGGTGCCCCCCGCATCGCGCTGGGTCAGGAGATTGGTGTCCCGGTAGACGGCCTCCAGCGCCGGGATCCGATCGACGGTCAGATCGAACAGGGTCTGCTCGCCTGTCGGGCTGCTGACGATGAAGCGCTCGACGAAGGCCTCGCGGGGCACGGTGCGGAATGCCTCGAGCCAACGACGGCTCTGCAGGTAGCCACTCGCACGCAGGGAATCGGCCAGACGGTGACGCAGTCGGTAGCTGTCGACGGTGGTGATCATGTGCACGCTCCGAAGGATTCCTCGGCCGGTGGCGGCATCGAGAGGACACGGTGGAGTCCTACGGCTGCCTTCGGCCTACTAGCTGGCAGATGCTGTCGCGTGACGCCGTCCGGTGCGCGGGTTCAACCACGCAGCCAAGGCGGCGGTGTTCTCGCGCGCAGCGGACGAGGAGAGCCGATGCTCCCGACGACGACCCGGTCCACTCGGCGGGCCGGCCTGCGAGGGCCGGAAGTCGGTCGAGTGGCTGCCTCGGGTGCTCCGCCTGCTGTCGGGTCCGTTCCGGCGGACCTGGGTTCACCGCCGGTCATGGTGTCGAGACACCCGAGTGAGCGTGGGATGCGGCCTGGACGAGCGAATCACGATCGACGAGACGGTTCATGCCTTCCCCCTTGATTGACACGCACTGTGCTCGTGCGGACACTCTGAGTGTCCATCGTGGTGGGACTTCGAACATTCACAGTCCATGCACAACCGCCTACGCTGTGAAGTCGAGTCTTTATGGATCTGCCACGCCATGAGTCCCTCGGGCACGGGGACGACGACCTATAAGAGAAGAGACGTAGTCATGGCCGAGGACGCATCCCATGTCGGCGCCGCCATCCGTCGCGCGCGGCTGGCCGCCAATCTCACCCAGCCCCGACTCGCTCGACAGGCCGCGGTCTCCCTCAGCCTCCTCGGCAAGGTCGAATGCGGCGACCGGGTCGCGACCCACGCATTACTGGCCGCCGTCTCACGGGCGTTGAAGATCCCGGTGGAACGTCTGACCGGGCAGCCCTACGCGGACAATCACCGCGACGAACAGACCCACCGAGCCGTGGCGGCGTTACGCACGGTGTTGCGGCACTACGACCTGCCCGGCGACATCACCCCGCGCCCACTGGCCGAACTGACCTCGGACGTCGAGTCGATCGCTCGGATGCGCCGCAACGCCCAGTACAGCGCTCTGGCCGTGCGGTTGCCCGCCCTGGTCGAGGAACTCACCGCGGCGACCCAGACCACCGATGCCACCAACGCCCCGCACGTCTTCGGGTTGTTGGTCACCGTCTACCACGCGACGCACACCCTGCTCCACCGCTTGGGATACGCCGACCTCGCCGAGTCCGTGGAGCATCATCTGGCTCATGCCGCTCACCGGGCGAGCGACCCGCTGGCCGCGGGCCTGGCGCATTGGGCGCGGGTGCAGAGCTTCCAGTCGGCGGGCGACTACGCCCACGGGTTACGCCTGATGGACGCCGCCCGGGCCGAGCTCGACGACACCCTGCGCGCGCCGGACGAGGCCGCGATCACCGTGTACGGCAGCCTTCATCTGCGTTCGGTCACGCTCGCCTCGCGAGCCGGTGACGCCGACACCGCCCGGTCGCACCTGATCGCCGCCCGCGATCTCGCCAGGGAGCTGACCACCGACCACGTCCACTATGGACTGACCTTCGGTCCGGCGAACATCACGACGCACGAGGTGGCCGCGCAGGTCGAACTCGGCGACGGCGCCGCAGCGCTCACCGCCGCCAGGGCCTGGTCACCGCCGCGCACGATGCCGAGGACCCGCCGGGGCCATCACCATCTCGATCTGGCCAGGGCGCATCTGATCCAAGGCGACCGCAACGGTTGTTTCGATGCCCTGCAACAGGCGAGGCACATCGCGCCGCAACAGACCAGGCTGCACCCCATGGTCCGGGAGACCACCTCCGTGTTGATCAGCCTGTACCGCCGATCCCACCCGGAGCTGTCGCACTATGCCGACTGGCTGGGTCTGACCGCGTGATCGGCCGACGGGCCGTCGCGGCACCCGGCTATCGCGTGGTGGCCGAGGTCTCCGTGATCAGATAGCTCTCCCCCGCCCGCATCGGGATGATCACCACATCGCCGAGGTGCTCCGATGCGATCGGCTTGCCGGTCGCATCGGTGACGGCCGTCTCGGAGGCGAAGCGGCCGACGCCCACTCGCACCGGCCCGGTGCGGCCGGCGTGCAGCACGACCCTGCTCGGCACGCCCCGGGTCCATTCGATGTCCACCGTCAGGTCGCCGCGCGCACGCAGCCCGCTGACCGAACCGGTGGGCCAGGCCGAGGGCAGTGCGGGCAGCACCTCGATCACGTCTCCGTGGCTCTGGACCAGCAGCTCCGCCACCCCCGAGGTCGCACCGAGGTTGCCGTCGATCTGGAAGGGCGGGTGGGTGTCCCACAGATTCGGCAGGGTCGAGTGTCGAAGCTGGTCGATCAGCGCGGCGTGGGCGCGATCGCCGTCGCACAGCCGCGCCCACAGATTGATCCGCCACGCCTTGCTCCAGCCGGTCTCCCCGGCACCGCGTGCGCGCAGCGAGACGCTCGCGGCCGCGGCCTCGGGGCTCTCCGGCGCGAGACCGGGACCGGGATACACGGCGAACAGGTGCGAGACATGCCGGTGATCGTCGGCGGGGTCGTCCCAGTCGGCCTTCCACTCCTGGAGCTGCCCCCAGGATCCGACGCGGATCCCGGAGTCCAGTCCGTCTCGCGCATCGGCCAGTCGAGCGGGCAGGTCCGTGTCATCGGCGAGCAGCGTCGCAGCCGCCGAGGTGGCCGCGAACAGAGCTGCGACGATCTGTTGAGACATCGCCGCCCCGGCGGAGAAGCCGCCGTGCTCCGGCGAGTAGCTCGGCGAGACGACCAGCGTGCCGTCGCGCGGATCGACGTGCAGGGCGTCCAGCCAGAACTCGCTGGCCGCGCGCATGATCGGATACGCCACCGTGCGCAGCCGGTACTCGTCGCGGGTGAACAGGTACCGCTCGTGAAGCTGCAGGCTCAGCCACGCCGCGGCCTCGGGGAACCAGAACGCGGTGGCCCAATCGTGCACACCGGTGAATCCGTACGGGTTGGTCTCGTTGTGCACCACCCAGCCGCGCGCGGCGTGGATCTGCCGTGCGGTGTGACTGCCGGGCGCCTGCAGCGCCGTCACGAACCTGTCGTAGGGGTCGAGGGTCTCCGCGAGGTTGGTGGTCAACGCAGGCCAGTAGTTCATCTGCAGGTTGATGTTGAGGTGATAGTCGCAGGACCAGGCCGGTTGCGTGGACGCGTTCCACATGCCCTGCAGGTTCGCGGGCAGCGGTCCGTGGCGCGACGAGGCGATCAGCAGATAACGGCCGTAGGAGAAGAACAGCACTTCCAATGCCCGGTCCTGGGCGGAGCCGCCGCCGGTGTACTCGGCCAGCAGCACGTCGGTGGGCTTGGTCGAGTCCGACCTCCCGAGATCCAGTCGGACTCGATCGAAGAGCCCGCGATGGTCGTCGAGATGCTCGGCACGGATCGCGTCGTAGCCTGCGGCCATGGCACGGTTCACCGTCTCGGTCACCCGGATGTGCGGGTCCTCGCCTCGGTAGCGCGGGTGGTCGTCGGAGTAGTCGGTCCCTGCCGCGATCAGGAAGACGAGCCTGTCGGCTTCGGTGATCACGAACGAGGCATCCGGGCCGGTTGTGAGGCTGCCGCCTTCGACGAGCACTCGGATCTGCACCTCCCAGCGAAGCCCGTTGTCCGCCAGCGCGCCCCGAAGTGTCAGTCGGTCGCCCGCGATGGTCGCGGTGCCGCCGTGTGGCGATTCGAGGCGCAGTCGGCCGGACACCGCGCCGGGCCGGTCCGCACTCACTCGGCCCGCGATGACCTCGTGGGGATGGCTGGCCAGGTACTCGCGTCGATATCCGACGCCCGCACACCGGTAGCGCACGCCCGCCGTGGCCTCGGCCAGCGCCAGTTCACGGCGGTAGTCGGTGATGGGGGCGGGCGCGGGGAGATCCACCAGGAGTGCGCCGAGCGGTTGATAGGCGCCGAACCCGCGACGCGGTCTGCCGAGTAGGTCGACCACCTCCTCCGGTGATATCCGGTGCACGGCGTCGATCCTCGACCGCACCCGGCGAAGCGCTTCGGGTCTCGGAGTGTCCCCGTCACCGTGGTCGTAGCCCTGGATCGAACCGGGGCCACCGGTCCACAGGGTCTTGTGGTTGAGAGCGAGCCGCTCGGTGGGCACGCCGCCGAAGACCGTCGCTCCCAGCGAGCCGTTGCCGACCGGGAGGGATTCGGTCTCCCAGTCCTCGGCGGGCTCGTCGTACCACAGCATCACGGGCGATCCGCTCCTTCGGTGCAGGGGGTCGTCGTCCGAACGGCGACGATGCGAGAACGCCTGTCCGCTCAGAGATCGGCGAACCAGGTGTCGATCGTCTCGTTGCGGAACCGACCGTGTGGGTCGAACTCCCGCCGCAGGCTGCGGAACCGGTCGAACTCGGGGTAGCGACCGCGCAGTTCCTCGGGCGGCAGGACGAACAGCTTGCCCCAGTGCGGCCGGAACGACCATGGTGCGAGGGACTGTTCCAGTCGCGTCAGCACGTCCAGGACGGCAGGCGTGTCGGGGCGCCAGGTGAAGTGGAAGACCACACTGGACCGACGGTAGGTCGGGCTCAACCACTGTTCGTCGGCGGCGACCGTGCGGATCTCGCCGGTCAGCAGCACCGGGGCCAGGTCGGCTCGCAGGGCCGCCACCGCGCGCAGTGCGGCCCCCGCCTCCTGCCGGGCCACGAAGTACTCGGATTGCAGCTCGGCACCGACGCTGGGCGCGAAATCGGCACGGAAATGGGGCAGCCGTTCGTGCCATGGACCGGTCTCGCCCAGCTGCGGGGTGCAGTGCTGCACGGGTTGCCCCACGATCGGGTGGCGGGGCGCCGTCGCCTCGCGCGCACCGGTCCAACCCAGGTCGACGGGCTGATCGCCGACCCGGTGCTTGACCAGGACGTCGGCGGTGTCGTCGAAGGTGGTGAACGTGCTCACGCTGAAGGACTCGGAGTACACGCCGTCGAAGTCGTCGGCCAGTACGGCCAGCGGCACTCCTTGATAGACCCGTTGTTCGACGTCGAAGGTCGGCGTACAGCGCAGTTCCATGCTCGTCACGATGCCGAGCGCACCGAGCGAGACCACCGCGCCGTCGAAGCCGGGCTCGCCTCGACGCAGCGTTCGCAACGAGCCATCGGCCAAGACGAGGTCCAGCGCGACGACCGCGTCGGCGAGCGAGCCGTGGGCGTCGCCCGAGCCGTGGGTGGCGGTGGCGCAGGCACCGGCGACAGTGATGTGTGGCAAGGACGGCAAGGTCGGCAGCGCCAGTCCGTATTCGTGCAGATAGGCGGCCACTCGACCGAGCCGTAAGCCCGCGCCGACGCGGATCGTGTCGGACCCGATCTCGAGGATCTCGGGAAGTTCGTCCAGAGAGAGCAGGGTCCCCTCGGTGTCGGCGATCCGGCTGAAGGAGTGCCCCGCCCCGACCACCCGGACCCGCCGCGAGGCGGTGACCACCTCGCGTAACCCGTCCAGCGAATCGGGCGAGACGATCCGCTCGGCGCCGAAGGTGACGTTGCCCGCCCAGTTCGTTCGCATGGTGGTCATCAACGGGATTCTGCCGGGTGAGCGTTGCCCGGTCGACCACTGTTCTTCCGAGGCCCCGCAGGCGGTGCCGCCGTCCGGGATCACGTCGGATCGTCCGGACGGCAGCACTACGGCGTGCCTGGGTGAGCAGGGACGAGGTCCACCCGGCCGGGTCAGCGCATCGAGGGCGACATCTCGCCGTCCGGTGGTGGCACCGCGTCTCGTCGCCCGGTGGCCCACGCGGTGCCGCCGACCACGAGCGCCGAGGCCACCAGCGCCGCGCTGATCCACAACGGCGACCGGTAACCGAAACCCGCGCCGATGGCCAGGCCGCCCAGCCACGGTCCCAGCGCCGCGCCCACGTTGAAGGCGGCCGTGGCCAGTGCACCCGCCAGATTCGGCGCCTCGGTCGCCGCATAGAGCATCTGCGAGATCAGCGTGGATCCGACCGCGAAGGACAGGGTCGCCGTGATGAGCACCAGCACGGTCGCCGCCACCGGGTGTCCCGCCGTCACGGCGAATCCGACCCAGCCGACGCACAGCGCGAGTCCGCCCCATCCCAACAGCGGAATCGGCCGGGTATCGGCGATGTGCCCGGCCGAGGCGACCCCGATGAAGGAGCCGAATCCGAAGAGCGCCAGCATGGCGGGCACCCAGGCCGCGCCGAGGCCGGCGATCTCGGTGATCACCGGCGCGAGGTAGGTGAACGTGCAGAAGGTGGCACCGTTGACCAACGCCGCCAACAGCAGCGTCACCGCCAACCGAGGGCGACGCAGTGCGCGCAGCTCCCGGCGAGCACTCGGCCGCCGCGTCTCGACCGCGCCGGTGGGGACGGCATGCAGGATCCCGACGACCGCGGGTACCGAGATGATCGCCACCGCCCAGAACGCGGAACGCCAACCCCACAGCTGACCGAGCAGTGCCCCGGCGGGCACCCCCGCGATGCAGGCGATGGTGACACCACCGAGCAACGTCGCGGTCGCACGCCCCTTCGCATCGGGGGCGACCAGGTCGGTGGCGGTGATCAGCGCCACGGCCAGGAAGCCTGCGTTGGCCAGGGCACCGAGGATCCGCATCGCCAACAGCAACCAGTAGCCGGTGGTCAACGCGCCGACCACGTGGGCGAACAGGAAGCAGAGCAGGAACAGCAATAGCGCGCGGCGCCGAGACCACCGCAGACTCAGGATCGCCGCCAGCGGCGCCCCGACGATCATTCCGAGCGCGAACGCCGAGGTCAGCGCGCCCGCAGCAGGCAGCGACACCGCCAGGTCGGCGGCAATGGCGGGTCCGAGGCCCGACAGCATGAATTCCGAGGTGCCCTGCGCGAAGACCGCGAGGCCGAGCAGGTAGAGGGAGAAGGGCATGACTGACTCCGCAACCACATCGAGGAATCGACGAAGCAGCAGGTCGTGGCGTATCGACCGAGACCAGGAGAGTGCGGACCGCGACAACGCCCGACCGCCGCACGGGGAGGATCTCCGGCGTCACCACGGTGACGCGCGCCCGGCATCGCAAGGGCGATGCGGGCCGAGATCGAACACGAGACGGTGCTACGGCGATCCGGTGGCAGCGGACGGACACAGCCGACACCGCGCGGTCGAGGAACGCGCGGATCAGTGTGTGAAGTGGAGCAGCCACCGGACGACCGGTGGCTTGGTTCTCGATGCCTCTGGGCTGGACACGGGCGCAGCGTAAACGGGACCGGCCCCGACGTCCACCGAATTCTCGAGGTGGTCGTCGGGGCCGGGCGTTCGTTCGATCGGTCCCCGCCGGGAGCGGGGAGGCCGCCGGGGCGGCTATGTCCGAGTCGGTGCCAGGCTAGCCTCGGCCCGCCAACTCGGGTGCGTCGGCGATGAAGGTGTCGAGTACCCCGTCGGCGACCTTGATCGGCCCCTGCGGGCGCGTGGTGCCGGGAATCGTCTGGATCGCCGATGCCTCCTCGGCCAGTTCGGCGGACTCGGCGAACGCCCGGTCGGCGCCCTGCGGGTCCTCCGCAACCCGGTCGAGACCGTCCACGGTGAGCTGTAATGCCCGACCCCACAGGGCGAGGGCGTCCAGCCATGGTTGGGTCTGCTCGAGGAACGCCGGGTCCGCCACGCCCGCCCTGATCTGCTCGGATGCCGTGGCGAGCAGGTCGGCCCGCTCCCTCAGCTCGCGCAACGGCAACCCCGAGGGCTGCGCCCGCACCGCATCGACGGCGGCGGCCAGCGCCGGAGCCTGCGGCTGCCAGGGGGTGTCGCCGAAGGTCGGGGCCAGGTGCTGGGTGTCGAAGAAGGCCACCAACGCCTCGGCCGTACGGGCATCACCGTCCGCCAGGTACTCCGCTGCGGCCCACCAGGTGGTCTCGGCGTCGTAATCCCGACCGTTCCAGGCGAAGGACGCGCCGCCGAAGAGCGCGACCTTGCTCGGGGCGGCCTGGTTCATCGGGTTCAACACGATTCCGCTCAGCGCCGAGTCGAGCCCGGCCTCCCGTTTGCTGTATGGCGCCATCAGCAGCCGGCCGGTGGTCTGCCCGAAGTCGTTGACCGGGTAGTTGTCCCAGAGGAAGACCTTGCGACCCCAGACCCGAGCGGCGGCCTCGGCGTCGGCCACGGTGATCGAGGCGGGCACCACATCGGTCCCGGTCCACTGGATCACGATTCGCTCGTCCAGTGCCGTCCGCAACGCGGTCTTGTACGGGGAGTCCTCGACGTCGGAGTACTCGGTGGGCACGGTCTGCAGCGGCTGGGCACCCTCGACCGTGTCGAGGTAGTCGTGTTGGACCGCATTGAGCAGGTCGGCTTGGGCTCGGCCCGCCGCCTCCTGGTCGGCGGGGCCGTAGTGCTCCTCGTCGGCGGCACAGTTCCATCTGCCGTACTCGATGTCGTCGAGGGCGACGTAGAAGCTGCGGACACCCAGTTGGTAGAGCGAGTCCAGCTTGTCGATCAGGCTCGCCCGGTCGGCCGGGTCGCTGTAGCAGATGGACAGCCCGGGCGAGATCGCGTAGGTGAACTGGACGTGGTGCCATGCGGCGGCCTCGACGAGCTCGGCCAGCTTCGCGAGTTCCTCGGCGGGGTAGGGATCGCGCCACTGCTCGCGCAGGTAGACGTCGTCCTTCGGGGTGTAGATGTAGGTGTTGGCCTTGATGTCGCCGTAGAACGCGAGTTGGTCCAAGCGGTCGGCATGCGACCACGGCGCCCCGTAGAAGCCCTCGATGCTGCCGCGCAGCGCCATCAGCGGATGGTCGAGGATGGACACCGCCGCGATCGTCCGGTCCTCGACCAACTGACGGAAGGTCTGGGCGGCGTAGTAGACGCCGTTGCCGTCGTTGCCAGCGAGCGCGACCAGCCCGCCTCGACGGGAGGCCTTACTCGCCAACGAGTAGCCCTCGGCCGCCGGTTCCGGGGCGACCTCGCCGCCGGCCTCGGTCAGCGCCTCGGTGACGGCGGGGTCCTCGATGGAGCCGACCACCACGGTCAACCCGGCCCCCGCATCCGCACGGATCTCGCGGGCACCGGCCCGTTCCAGCGCGGCGCGCAGCACGTCCTCGGTCGCCTGATCGACTCCCGAGCCCAGGACCAGGGAGACCTCGGGACCGACCCGGAGGTCCCGGCCGTTGGGTTCGATCTGTTGCGGTGTCGGGGTCACCACCGGTAGTCGGCGGGCGTCGTTCGTCGCGTCGGTGGCGGGCTGGTCGGCCGGTTGTTGGGCGAATGCGGGTTGCGGCAACAACACGAGGGCCGCGAGCAGCGCGGTCAGAGCACCTGGTCTGGAAGGGCGTCGAAACACAAGGACCTCCTGAGCACGGTTGGTCCAGACCACCATGGGGATCGGCTCGGGTCAAGGGTTCCGCGCAGGCCACCCGGCTAGCCGGGTGGCGACGAAGCCCGGGATCACCGCCGTATCCCGGGCCGCCGCCCGCCGGGCGATCCGGTGGCACGCGGTGGGTTCCCGCGCTGTGCTCGAAGATCGCCCGGCCGTGCAGAACGAGAGACTCAGCAGACGTTGTAGCTGCTGTTGACCCTGGTGATGTTGCGGAAGGTGATGTTGTTCCCGCAGGGATTCTCGGTGACCGCCGAGTTGGTGACGGTCAGATTCTGGATCGTCACGTCGGAGTTGCCGGGAAACTCCGTTCGGGCGGCCAATCGGATGTCGCCGGGCCCGGAGACACTGCCGCTCTGTGCCGCGAGATTGACGTTGTAGCAGTTCTCGATCAGGATCGCGTTGTTGCCGGTACCGGAGATGTCGATCCGGTCGATGACCACGCCGCCGCTCTCGGAAACGCAGAAGATCCCTCGGCCGCCGCCTCGGGCGATCACCTCGCCGACGCGGATGTTGGTCGGGTAGGAGTTGTTCACCCGACCATTGCGATTCGCCATCCGGAACGCCGCGTAACCGGTGCCTGCGCCGGTGCCCTCACCGTCCACCCGGTCCACCGTCGCGTTGATGGTGTCGTTGAGCAGGAGCCCGGATTCGCCGGTGTTCCTGGCCGTCACGGTGCCGATCGAGAGACCGTCGACGCCGTAGGTCTCGACGCCGTGTGCACTCGCACCGGAGACGAAGACGTTGTCGATCCGGATGTTGCGGCTGCGGACGCTCGTGTCACCCCGGTTGTCGATCCGGATACCCAGGCCTGCGGACAATCGCATGTCGATCTGGCCGAGGTGGACGTTGGTCACGTTGCGCATGAAGATGCCGTAGAGCGGAGCGCCGGTGACGTTGAGGTGCTGCACCTCGATGTCGGTGGTCCCCCGGGAGTACACCGGGGCCTGGTCGCCCGCTCCCGAGCCGGTGACGTTGATGGTGCCGCAGACATCCAGGACCGTGTAGCTGGGCAGTGAGATCCGGGAACCTGCGCTGATGGTGCCGGAACCGCGCACGACGACGCGTTCCTTCGAGGTGCGGCCCGAGCTGAGACTGCCGATGGCCGCCTGCACGGCCTCTCGCATGTCGTTGCCGGTGTAGACGGTGCTGTTCCCGCGTCGGGAGGTCCAGGTACCGCCGCTCTCCACCGCTTCGGCGTGGAAGCTCCCGCTGCCGCACTCCTGGGCGATCGCGGGTCCGGACGAGGAGGTCGTGTCGGTCTGCGCGG
This Actinoalloteichus hymeniacidonis DNA region includes the following protein-coding sequences:
- a CDS encoding FAD-binding protein, with the protein product MTTMRTNWAGNVTFGAERIVSPDSLDGLREVVTASRRVRVVGAGHSFSRIADTEGTLLSLDELPEILEIGSDTIRVGAGLRLGRVAAYLHEYGLALPTLPSLPHITVAGACATATHGSGDAHGSLADAVVALDLVLADGSLRTLRRGEPGFDGAVVSLGALGIVTSMELRCTPTFDVEQRVYQGVPLAVLADDFDGVYSESFSVSTFTTFDDTADVLVKHRVGDQPVDLGWTGAREATAPRHPIVGQPVQHCTPQLGETGPWHERLPHFRADFAPSVGAELQSEYFVARQEAGAALRAVAALRADLAPVLLTGEIRTVAADEQWLSPTYRRSSVVFHFTWRPDTPAVLDVLTRLEQSLAPWSFRPHWGKLFVLPPEELRGRYPEFDRFRSLRREFDPHGRFRNETIDTWFADL
- a CDS encoding helix-turn-helix domain-containing protein, producing MAEDASHVGAAIRRARLAANLTQPRLARQAAVSLSLLGKVECGDRVATHALLAAVSRALKIPVERLTGQPYADNHRDEQTHRAVAALRTVLRHYDLPGDITPRPLAELTSDVESIARMRRNAQYSALAVRLPALVEELTAATQTTDATNAPHVFGLLVTVYHATHTLLHRLGYADLAESVEHHLAHAAHRASDPLAAGLAHWARVQSFQSAGDYAHGLRLMDAARAELDDTLRAPDEAAITVYGSLHLRSVTLASRAGDADTARSHLIAARDLARELTTDHVHYGLTFGPANITTHEVAAQVELGDGAAALTAARAWSPPRTMPRTRRGHHHLDLARAHLIQGDRNGCFDALQQARHIAPQQTRLHPMVRETTSVLISLYRRSHPELSHYADWLGLTA
- a CDS encoding Cmx/CmrA family chloramphenicol efflux MFS transporter; amino-acid sequence: MPFSLYLLGLAVFAQGTSEFMLSGLGPAIAADLAVSLPAAGALTSAFALGMIVGAPLAAILSLRWSRRRALLLFLLCFLFAHVVGALTTGYWLLLAMRILGALANAGFLAVALITATDLVAPDAKGRATATLLGGVTIACIAGVPAGALLGQLWGWRSAFWAVAIISVPAVVGILHAVPTGAVETRRPSARRELRALRRPRLAVTLLLAALVNGATFCTFTYLAPVITEIAGLGAAWVPAMLALFGFGSFIGVASAGHIADTRPIPLLGWGGLALCVGWVGFAVTAGHPVAATVLVLITATLSFAVGSTLISQMLYAATEAPNLAGALATAAFNVGAALGPWLGGLAIGAGFGYRSPLWISAALVASALVVGGTAWATGRRDAVPPPDGEMSPSMR
- a CDS encoding methyltransferase domain-containing protein, whose product is MITTVDSYRLRHRLADSLRASGYLQSRRWLEAFRTVPREAFVERFIVSSPTGEQTLFDLTVDRIPALEAVYRDTNLLTQRDAGGTATSSSTTPSLMALMLERLDVRLDHKVLEIGTGTGYNTGLLCHALGDHAVTSIDIDPTLVVRARDALAGLGQHPHLIIGDGADGVAEYAPFDRLIATCGVARVPTAWLRQVSTGGVILVNLGYALARLTVDAEGKAVGPFTDYAAFMRLRPYPSFRTPTGREIIEMATEEGVDSAVRTDGFPDFLGARPLECLRALVHPDVHRVIRHDGGGEAHVLGDPATGSWARARSIGSARAAIVHGGTRDLWDDYMRIARLWNGHGRPEPARYGLTITPDGVHTLWLDCPDQPVLTLD
- a CDS encoding glycoside hydrolase family 95 protein; translation: MLWYDEPAEDWETESLPVGNGSLGATVFGGVPTERLALNHKTLWTGGPGSIQGYDHGDGDTPRPEALRRVRSRIDAVHRISPEEVVDLLGRPRRGFGAYQPLGALLVDLPAPAPITDYRRELALAEATAGVRYRCAGVGYRREYLASHPHEVIAGRVSADRPGAVSGRLRLESPHGGTATIAGDRLTLRGALADNGLRWEVQIRVLVEGGSLTTGPDASFVITEADRLVFLIAAGTDYSDDHPRYRGEDPHIRVTETVNRAMAAGYDAIRAEHLDDHRGLFDRVRLDLGRSDSTKPTDVLLAEYTGGGSAQDRALEVLFFSYGRYLLIASSRHGPLPANLQGMWNASTQPAWSCDYHLNINLQMNYWPALTTNLAETLDPYDRFVTALQAPGSHTARQIHAARGWVVHNETNPYGFTGVHDWATAFWFPEAAAWLSLQLHERYLFTRDEYRLRTVAYPIMRAASEFWLDALHVDPRDGTLVVSPSYSPEHGGFSAGAAMSQQIVAALFAATSAAATLLADDTDLPARLADARDGLDSGIRVGSWGQLQEWKADWDDPADDHRHVSHLFAVYPGPGLAPESPEAAAASVSLRARGAGETGWSKAWRINLWARLCDGDRAHAALIDQLRHSTLPNLWDTHPPFQIDGNLGATSGVAELLVQSHGDVIEVLPALPSAWPTGSVSGLRARGDLTVDIEWTRGVPSRVVLHAGRTGPVRVGVGRFASETAVTDATGKPIASEHLGDVVIIPMRAGESYLITETSATTR
- a CDS encoding beta-N-acetylhexosaminidase family protein; protein product: MFRRPSRPGALTALLAALVLLPQPAFAQQPADQPATDATNDARRLPVVTPTPQQIEPNGRDLRVGPEVSLVLGSGVDQATEDVLRAALERAGAREIRADAGAGLTVVVGSIEDPAVTEALTEAGGEVAPEPAAEGYSLASKASRRGGLVALAGNDGNGVYYAAQTFRQLVEDRTIAAVSILDHPLMALRGSIEGFYGAPWSHADRLDQLAFYGDIKANTYIYTPKDDVYLREQWRDPYPAEELAKLAELVEAAAWHHVQFTYAISPGLSICYSDPADRASLIDKLDSLYQLGVRSFYVALDDIEYGRWNCAADEEHYGPADQEAAGRAQADLLNAVQHDYLDTVEGAQPLQTVPTEYSDVEDSPYKTALRTALDERIVIQWTGTDVVPASITVADAEAAARVWGRKVFLWDNYPVNDFGQTTGRLLMAPYSKREAGLDSALSGIVLNPMNQAAPSKVALFGGASFAWNGRDYDAETTWWAAAEYLADGDARTAEALVAFFDTQHLAPTFGDTPWQPQAPALAAAVDAVRAQPSGLPLRELRERADLLATASEQIRAGVADPAFLEQTQPWLDALALWGRALQLTVDGLDRVAEDPQGADRAFAESAELAEEASAIQTIPGTTRPQGPIKVADGVLDTFIADAPELAGRG